In the Colius striatus isolate bColStr4 chromosome 3, bColStr4.1.hap1, whole genome shotgun sequence genome, gcaaaggaaatgaggaaaatgCAGGTTGCAGTCAGTGTGTAGGAGCCACAGTCATTGTCTTGGCTGGCTCTTGTTTGCAGTACCTGCAGTACTGATGTGTGGTTCAGCCAGAGCTGCCTTGGCTACAGCTACAGCAAAACTATCTGTTGGCTTGGTGTGTGTTTTTCAGAACAAGGAGAGGGGCCACAATAATGTCACAAAAGAGGAGCTGGAATCTTGCATGATTAACCAGGTAACATTTGTTCTTTTACCACACCTGCAGATGTACCCTTCTACATTATAAGGGAAGACTGAGTAAAAAATGGCCTTAGTGGCTCTGAAGTGGAATCTCAGTTTTGTATCTTTAGGAAGAAGGTGAAATACAAACTGCTCCAAACAAATACCAAGTCCTGCAGCTGCTATTTATTTTACATCCTTCCCAGCTGTGAATCTTGGGAAGTTCTCCCTTTTTCATGGCATATCATTTGCTGGAAAGGGCCCCACGTGATGGATGGGTCCAGGGAGATCATTAACACAGGGGAAGGTTTACAAACCAcctacattatttttttcagaagttattATTTTGTGGCTTAAAACTGATCAAAGGGTTGGTTAAAAATTGATTAAACATTAACAACAGGCAGGATGGGAAAATTGAGATGCAGCTGATAAACCTCTGAACTCCTATTCACTTTCAACTGAGGTGGTCTTGCTCTTGCCAGGCACAAGTCTTTACATACAACAACAGCAGAAAACAGAGGATGTAACCTCTCCCTGGAGATAAACTTGTTAGAAATTCACAACCTGCAGGTACCAGCCTGATCTTTGGCTCTTCTGTAGTGACGAGCATTCAGTTCATGGAACCAGGAACATGGCAACCAGGAACTCATTTGGCTTGAAAAACAAGGAGGGTTCTCccagggttttggtttggttttgtcttcAGAGTTACTGGTTAGGTTCTGTGATGTTGCCTGCAGCATGGTCAGACAGATGGCTGTGTCAGCACAAGTAAGAGGATGGCACATCCAAAGGAGCAGCAATTTTCTAGGATGACCAAAGACTTGTAAAACTAATGATCATTTTTTGCCCAAGTTCAGCTATCAAATCATTAGGATTCCTCTTCCAGCAAATTGTCAGAGTTCTCTTTACAGCTGGGGGAGGGGATGGATTTGGGAAGGGCAACTCCATCCTCCTTTTAGAGGAGGGTGGAGGATTCTGCATCTTCCAGAACCCAGCAACAAATATTGGAGCCTCAACCATGTAGCCAAGTGTGGGGTACAAGACTAAAGGTGTCAATGCAGTGTGCATGTGGGGCAATCCCCTCACTTGCAGGATAAGAGAGAggcatgaaggaaaagaacttGCATTTTTAGAGAAGGTGAAGGGGAGCCCAAGTACATCCTTTTGTTCAGTTTGGGAACGTCACCAGTGAGGTCAGGCAGTTTTCGGGGGGGACAAATGCATGTGTTTCAATGGGGAAATACAGGAGTTTGGGGTGTCTGGGGAGGGAAATGGGTGGGCAGTCTgggggtgccagggctgtggagctgtggcagtgccACGCTCACCTGCCCAcctctgtgctgagctgtgtgtgctgtgctctgctctgcttgcaGCCCCCCGGCTGCCCCGACTACGCCATGCTCTCCTTCATGGGCGGCTTCCACGGGAGGACCATGGGTAAGGACCCCgtgccccagcagcactgcctgcccctgccctgctctcagCCCCTGCACTATGCTGTTGTCTCACTGCACTTTCCCTCAGACAGCCCTAGCAGAGAAGGGGGAGGGTATTTGAGTGACAGTGGGAATTAATTTTACATCcttttttccatgtgttttcagaaggtcccttattttccttctgagtCCAAAGTCTCCTGCCTGTACTGGTGTAAACATCTAACTCCTGGAGTTAGATCACCACAGTATACAAACAAGATGCCGTTTTTACCACTCAATCCCCGTTCTAAACATGTTACCCAGAAATGCTGTAACCCTGAGCTTTGCAGCAGCTGAGATGGCTTTCACCTGGTCAGGCTGACAGCAGCTCACCTGCTCAGTTCTGGAACAGAGCATGTGGAAGCTGCTGCTTAAAAGCTAGAGCAAGCCACTGAAGCTTGACTAAATCCAATTACCcagtatttcagaaaataaagtggaaacacAGAGCAGTTAAGAGAATTCCACAGGCCTGGTGTCAGGCAATTTTTCACCCCTTGGTAGCTCTTTTTCCTGTATTGTTCCTAGACAcatattgttttaatttgtgcTGTTCTGGGTTTAGGTTGCTTAGCTACAACTCACTCTAAAGCAATTCACAAACTGGACATTCCATCACTGGACTGGCCTATTGCTCCCTTTCCAAGGCTAAAGTACCCTCTGGAAGACTTTGTGAAGGAGAATCAACAGGAAGAAGCCCGTTGTTTAGAGGAGGTAAAAAATTCACTGGCAGCTTTCTGTTCTTGTTTGGAAAGAAGGACTAAGTGTTGGTAGGATTAACTCCTTTTCACTGAAAGAATGTTTGCAGGGATTGGAACAGCATGTCATTAAAGCAGCTCCTGTTGTTTAGGGTCGGTTTGTCTTTGCCTGTCAGAGAACAGCCACTGTGCTGTCACATGGATCATACCAAAGTGGAAGTTCACGTGCAGAAGGAGTTCCTTATGTCCCAGTGAACCTCTCTGCCAGATCTTGCAAGGGGATGTGGGCTCAGAGAGAGCACAGGGTGTATAATCCTCTGCAAAAAGAACCTGTAACATGATTTCAGGGTTTTCAGCTTGTGGCTGCAGGGAACAGGTGGGCAGGGAAGGGACACTGTGCCTTCCCTACAGCAGGAGAAGGGCAGGATGGGCACAGCCTGAGGGAGAAGGGACTCCAGGAACTGGAACCACAAGATTCTCTGTTAGGCTCTGGGGATCAAGGCTCTGTCACTTCCAAGGGTGAACCCTTCAGAGGGTTGGTGGGTCTGTGGCCACCCCTGCAGCTGTGTGGGCTGCAGCACCCTGCCCCGCTGCAGCAAGGGGCTGGATGCAGATGCTGGTGAAGAGGCTGCTTATTCAGCCCTGCCTGACTTCCCAGCAGAGGGAAGCACAGCAAATCCCTGCTGTGTTTGCTCCACAGTAGCTGGGGGCCAGGGGCAATTGTGATGCAAAATAATCAGTCCACTGATTTTAAGCCCCAAAAGGCCGAGTGCATTCTTTGAAAGTCTGTGATTGTCTGCAGGAGCTGTCAGGAGTATTACTGAAATGTGAATGACTTAAATGGTAAATGTTGGAGGAAGTACTGAATCCCTTGTGCTTCCTGACACCTTCCTAGCCAGGGAAGTCTGTGGAAAGTGGAAGTTCTGTTGCTGAGATCTAACCTTTCTGGGAGGAAATGTGTGACTGTCCAGAAAGGAGAATGTACCACAACTGTTTGATTTACAGGTGGAAGACCTGATTGTAAAgtacaggaaaaagaagaagattGTGGCTGGAATCATTGTGGAACCAATACAGTCAGAGGGTGGGGACAATCATGCTTCAGATGACTTCTTCAGAAAGCTACGAGATATTGCCAGAAAGGTAAGAAAATCTTTCCCTCTTCACCCAGTGGTAGCTGTATGTGCACATGCAGATACTTCTTGGTGTCTCCAGAGGCTTTGCCCCGTGCCCCAGGCTCTCTGGGAGCTTGGCAGGCCTCCTTAGTGGCAGCTGGGAAGGTTTTGTACGTGTGTTCAGATACAAGCAGCCCCTTGGCACACAGGATTTCCTTTTCCACTTGATGCACAGAGTGGTGGCCTCAGTCTGAGAAATTTTCTTCTAATGTCCAAGTGAGAGACAAATGACTCTGGTTCATTAAGTGTGGATTTTGCAGTAGTGCTCTTTAAATGGTAATGCCAATTTCTTGAGGGAGTTCAATCAAATCAGAAGAGGCAGGTTTGGAAGAGGGTGTTTGTGGGTTCTTTTTGTTGATGCTTGGTTTTAAttgcaaaaagaaatgaaacacacATTGAGTCCCACCATAGTGCTGATGTTCCAGTAAAGCAATGAACAGGACAGATGACACTTGGAATGTGAAGTTCCCTGTTTAGAAGTGATGATCCTCAGTAACACCTACGTCATGCTTCTTTCCCCCTTAAGCATTTGTGTGCTTACAGAGAAGGGCACGGGTGTCATTTGGGAAATCCTGTAGTGCAGCTTTCCCATTGTTaacagctgctcctgcaaggGTGACCCAGGAGCTAAGGTGAAATGGAAAGGTTTGCCTTGGCTAAACGAGATGGCTGCCAAAAGTACTCACCAATTGCTTTTAATTACAATATCATGGCTCAGATTGGAGGCACAGACTTACTTCAAACTCTAGAAATGATATTCTGTCTCCCTCAGAGGCTTTGGAAAGTGCCACCTAGACTCCTCAGATGTTTACAGGTATCCCCTAGAAACGTTAAGTCTTCATAGGAACATGCACTGTGTGAGTTTGggtagaaaatacatttttagtgcatttctgaaataaacagCAGGAGCTTTCATTGGGAAATCGAAGGCACAGTGGGTCCATTGGTAGGGGGGTTGACGGCAGAGTTGGAGCAgtgaagggagaggaaggagggaggttGCATGTAATGGGCTTGTATTTATCTGCTCACTAAGGGAGGTGATGGAAATGAAAGCTCACCCCCTGCTCTGTGCATCCATCTCTGCAGCACGGCTGTGCCTTCCTGGTGGACGAGGTGCAGACGGGAGGTGGCTGCACAGGAAAGTTCTGGGCACATGAACACTGGGGCCTGGATGACCCAGCTGATGTGGTGACGTTCAGTAAGAAGATGATGACAGGAGGATTCTTCCACAAAGAGGAGTTCAGGCCAAATgctgtaagatttttttcagtgacagcTGGCACTCTGCGCTAGTTGGTGACCTGCTGAGGAACTGGAATGTCCCTGGAAGAGACCAGCAGGTTCAGCTGGACGGAGCTGCTGTGTCACAGACACACGCTTTGTGCTCGCACAAAAGTTGTGGTCACTTCCTCACTTCAATTCCAGTTGTGTCAGTCACAAAGGTCATGAAGCACTGGGAGGGAGTGAAGGACTGGGTTTAGCCTAATGAGCTAACCTTCAGTACAAAACCCCACCACAAACTGACACCTTTCTCTAGGGCCACCTGGTATCATCAGAGCTGAGGTGTCAGAGTGATGGGTTCTGGCAGCAACATTTCTCCTGTGCACTCAGGACATTTTAGATGTAATAaatgaaagggggaaaaatTATGGGGAGAATATAAAGCTTGAATGTAAATGCTGTACAGATGATGCTCATTTCCATGTCATCTATAGCCATGTTTCAATGAGATGTCAGGGCATTTGTAGCATAAAGTAGTTGCCCTTTGTTTCTGCCCAGCAGGACAGCTGTGTTTTGCTCTTGGAACAAAAACAAGGGGGTGGGTGAGATAAGTGCATCCCATTTCTCACACCAGCTGTCTGCATTACCATTTGAtggcttgcttttcttttatgatGGTGATTTGCCTGTTAACATGTACCACAACTCTCTCTCCACCCTTTCCCCAGCCCTATCGGATCTTTAACACCTGGCTTGGAGATCCATCCAAGAACCTCATGCTTGCTGAGGTCATTAAGGTTATTAAAAGAGAAGACCTTCTAAACAATGCAACCCACGCTGGGAAAGCCCTGCTGACTGGGCTGCTGGATCTACAGGTAAATACCTGCAGGGGCTACAGAGCAGGGAAATTTGTTCATCAGGTAGCATCTGACCCCATCCAGTTTAAACACTGGGACAGAGGAACTCCAACTGGGGACTAGACCATAATAGTCACTTGCACATTGAGGTACTTCAGTGAAAGCCTGAATAACTGGGTCCCATTTGGAGTGAAGTAAACTTTGTTTTATTGATTTAGGAGTGACAGGTTTATACAGCTTAAGCCAAAATAAAGGGTGAGTCCCCAAAATACCTGAAGGTATGAAGTGCAGCTAGTTAATTTTGCTATTAGTCTCTTACCCCAAGCATTTAATTCTCCCAAAagttctttttaaaggaaagcacCTTCATATTTTGTTACAATTCCATTGGGCTGTTGAAACAAGAAAATTGTAGCTTTCCCTCCCTTGACTAAGGGAAGTTTCTCACAGCTTCAACTGTGGGGGCCCAGGTGAGCAGAACCAGACAGGCATTTTTTGAAGAGCAGGCTTGCAAATGCTCACCCCCCTAAAAGGCATTTTGCACATGATAAACCCAAATAGTCTCTGCTCTCTCCACAACTCcaaggcacagcagcaggaaagcaCAAAAAAGTATCATCTTCATACTTTGTAGGGTCAGGATACACCCAGTACTATCCAAAAAGGGTTACTCTTACAAAAGATGAGGGTTGTACTTGATAGTAAGTGCAGCAGGTAATACTGGCAAGTGTCTTTACACTCACTTCAGGAGGCTCCAAGCGAGGTTTTCCTTGACCCAGCTCAGGGGTGCAAATTCACCCTCAGGGGTTTTTTGgctctgtgaggagaggcccTGCTGttggctgcaccacagggctAGTCAGGGCTTTGGCAggaggggctgtgcagggcccAGGCTATCTAAGAGAGAACTGGGGctttccctccttcctgccATCCTCCTGCCACATCTCTCTTTGCAGGCTCGTTACCCCCATCTGATCAGCAGAGTGAGAGGAAGAGGAACATTCTGTTCGTTTGACACTCCAAATGATGCAACTAGAAACAAGTTAATCACAATAGCCAGAAACAAAGGTAaggaagtgtgtgtgtgtggactGGCTTCAGCTGACAAGCACTAACACCTGTAACAccttacattttcctttttcaaggACAGAAGTGATGTTGTGATCAAAGCTTTAGACTTTTCTGGATATACTTGTGTTTTCAGAGGCatcagcccaggctgtggcacGCTGTATGTTCACCTTTAGCTCTGAGCTTACTGGAAAAGATGGACGTAGGGCATGAGGTTCATGACATCACTCTCACGTTCTCCTGCAGTGACCAGAGGTGCACCTAAGCACAACTTACTTCTGGAAACAGATCAGGCAGGTTAGAAAGTTAATGGAACTGTTGCTCAGGGAAACGCAGGGAAAAAACATAAGAACTTTATAGAACACCAAATAATGAAGTGTAACAAGTTGTCTAAAGTAGGCCCAGACCTACAGCTACATCCCTGTCTTACCACAGAGCCCTCAGCCAGCTGTAGACAAGCCCAGGTATCAGGGGGTGGGGGAGA is a window encoding:
- the ABAT gene encoding 4-aminobutyrate aminotransferase, mitochondrial; the encoded protein is MASMLLSRQLTCCLQQNSRLLVFGHRYISQAAAKIDVDFDYDGPLMKTEVPGPRSRELMKQLNGIQNAEAVHFFCNYEESRGNYLVDVDGNRMLDLYSQISSIPIGYSHPSLIKLLQQPQNLSTFINRPALGILPPENFAERLKESLLSVAPKGLSQVVTMSCGSCSNENAFKAIFIWYRNKERGHNNVTKEELESCMINQPPGCPDYAMLSFMGGFHGRTMGCLATTHSKAIHKLDIPSLDWPIAPFPRLKYPLEDFVKENQQEEARCLEEVEDLIVKYRKKKKIVAGIIVEPIQSEGGDNHASDDFFRKLRDIARKHGCAFLVDEVQTGGGCTGKFWAHEHWGLDDPADVVTFSKKMMTGGFFHKEEFRPNAPYRIFNTWLGDPSKNLMLAEVIKVIKREDLLNNATHAGKALLTGLLDLQARYPHLISRVRGRGTFCSFDTPNDATRNKLITIARNKGVVLGGCGDRSIRFRPTLIFKDHHAHLFLNIFSDILANFK